Proteins from a single region of Carassius carassius chromosome 37, fCarCar2.1, whole genome shotgun sequence:
- the LOC132118486 gene encoding uncharacterized protein LOC132118486 isoform X2 codes for MAALELHSGPEPGSCVWGGDRADLVDSFDSEMQEWEDQLQDMQRKIEELYNMVKARREASESSLNNTTNNKNLDITLLPVISQYSHQANGYHEPCGHPNNSLPIHQYSEVRADPTVMQSFGLHHPSEYCNGSNNIMLNSLRLRSGSHYPASCHDLERQDATLDILSGYLQQGPHFRKNVGNIGVPNTIQNPKVYPVTHSYQDSMETSLVTNRTAPCVAPEETEAENKKNKKSNLDDSQARHVSWKDPVSSNDLPPKNTASKLAIRQRDASPVTFRSTYHESSQQPDKKCLLLDRKSGSPSVLRKFGAMLQENEGKTLIEDGLVTTVVSSEPQRHTSTPICQSKFDARRASSRVPIQKCLPDCDALKADLEPSQESWAAGPPKHLLNGDKDSVPEQHGLAYNLSQTESHLNSGYHKVASLSNSHKAGFQSENLFSDYQMVERILGAGSQNFSKVHRGLGVDMTRLGTDNLEQLLEMMEVENNRSHRTTFTQQLDNKQVNRESSPAPSSSHFSRPARPANQRRPSRWAKHIQPIKIGHTSCPPSPGLKAKQFLNSYSQHTETVIM; via the exons atGGCTGCATTGGAATTGCACTCTGGACCAGAGCCTGGGAGTTGTGTGTGGGGTGGAGACAGAGCTGACCTGGTTGACAGTTTTGACTCTGAGATGCAGGAATGGGAAGATCAGCTACAGGACATGCAGAGGAAAATTGAAGAG CTGTATAATATGGTCAAAGCAAGAAGAGAAGCTAGCGAGAGCAGCTTAAACAACACCACAAACAATAAAAACCTGGACATTACTTTGCTTCCTGTCATCTCTCAGTATAGCCACCAAGCCAATGGTTATCATGAACCCTGTGGTCACCCCAACAACAGCCTCCCAATTCATCAATACAGTGAAGTAAGGGCAGATCCTACAGTTATGCAAAGCTTTGGGCTTCACCACCCCAGTGAATACTGTAATGGCTCCAACAATATCATGCTTAATTCCCTGAGACTGAGAAGTGGCAGCCATTACCCTGCTAGTTGTCATGATCTTGAAAGGCAAGATGCCACCCTAGACATACTCAGTGGATACCTTCAACAAGGCCCGCATTTTAGAAAGAACGTAGGGAATATTGGAGTTCCAAACACA ATCCAGAACCCTAAGGTATATCCAGTTACGCACAGTTATCAAGACAGCATGGAGACCAGCCTGGTAACAAACAG GACTGCCCCGTGTGTTGCTCCGGAGGAGACTGAGGCTGAGAACAAAAAGAACAAGAAATCCAACTTGGATGACTCCCAAGCCCGCCATGTTAGCTGGAAAGACCCGGTTTCATCAAACGACCTTCCCCCTAAAAATACAGCTTCCAAACTGGCAATCAGACAGAGAGATGCTTCTCCTGTAACCTTCCGCTCCACTTACCATGAGTCATCACAACAACCTGATAAGAAATGCCTCTTGCTTGACAGGAAATCTGGCAGCCCATCAGTATTGCGCAAGTTTGGTGCCATGTTGCAAGAGAATGAGGGGAAAACCCTGATAGAGGATGGTCTTGTGACCACCGTTGTCTCCAGTGAACCTCAGAGGCACACCAGCACTCCCATTTGCCAGAGCAAGTTTGATGCCAGACGTGCATCCTCACGTGTGCCCATCCAGAAATGCCTTCCAGACTGTGACGCACTAAAAGCAGATCTGGAGCCCAGCCAGGAGTCTTGGGCAGCTGGTCCTCCTAAACACCTCCTCAATGGAGACAAAGACAGTGTTCCTGAACAGCATGGCTTGGCCTATAACTTAAGCCAGACAGAGTCTCACCTTAACTCAGGCTATCATAAGGTGGCTTCACTGTCTAATTCCCACAAAGCGGGCTTCCAGAGTGAGAACCTATTTTCTGACTACCAGATGGTGGAAAGGATTCTGGGAGCAGGATCTCAAAACTTCAGTAAGGTACACAGAGGACTTGGTGTCGACATGACTAGACTGGGAACTGACAACTTGGAGCAACTTCTGGAAATGATGGAAGTGGAGAACAACAGAAGCCATAGAACCACATTCACCCAGCAACTGGACAACAAGCAG GTCAATCGTGAGTCATCTCCTGCACCCAGCAGTAGCCATTTTTCTCGTCCTGCTCGACCAGCCAATCAACGTCGTCCATCCAGATGGGCTAAGCATATTCAGCCAATCAAAATTGGCCACACATCCTGCCCACCAAGCCCTGGCCTGAAAGCTAAACAATTCTTGAATTCATATTCCCAGCACACAGAAACTGTCATCATGTGA
- the LOC132118485 gene encoding protein SOGA3-like: MMSSAASGAADFPPPADITEGRRRPSPGQTPAKPASKPSGSRSSSSAASKLGGTGTKGREGEQAAQGARVVKVRGAAPVRGAEAEAIWETEERIDRAPSKDTSRALRLPCVHRDSFSEQADGSSGGGVRGRQRQSEAAAGGEYVGCGPAFWGGGCLHSELIQYHINKRLKKSGRMQSRASSETQPGPVPAAQAASSNDEPVTPQNEALQDEIQRLEDENEDLRNEIEEMRTEMEEMRDTFYEEDTCQLQDMRRELERANKNCRILQYRLRKAERKRLRYAQTGEIDEELLRSLEQDLKVAKDVSVRLHHELENVEEKRTKTEEENERLRQKLIEVEVTKQALQNELDKAKESQKRRGSKDAQKPERKTQTPTEEDNEDLKCQLAFIKEEATLMRKKMAKIDKEKDRLEQELQKYRSFYGDLDSPHPKGEAGGPPTTRESELKLRLRLVEEEANILGRKIVELEVENRGLRAELDDLRGEESSNGGLSGAGGGMGREQGSELSELRQQLQLVEDEAELLRRNLADVEEQNKRVICELNKLRFKEGTRHTSGGNATGAASGAGDSSKAEALQEELKAARKQINELSGKVMQLQYENRVLLSNMQRYDLASHLAITPRDSDAESDSGPGIGGRRGSDDDSSSSRLPPHRKREGPVGGESDSEEVRNARCLTPTRSLYSPDSARLLSRSIRDRQQMIDIRAEAERLGRTIDHLIADTSTIIAESRVFVANGDLFGRMEEDDDGGRIREHELLYRINAQMKAFRKELQGFIDRLEVPKPEERDSEEPLSMFQPIILFILILVLFSSLSYATIFKLVFLFTLFFVL, encoded by the exons ATGATGAGTTCTGCCGCAAGTGGCGCTGCGGATTTTCCACCACCAGCGGACATTACCGAAGGGAGGAGGCGACCATCTCCCGGACAAACCCCCGCCAAACCGGCCTCAAAACCCAGCGGCAGCCGCTCCTCATCATCCGCCGCGTCGAAGCTCGGAGGAACAGGCACTAAAGGACGCGAGGGAGAGCAGGCGGCTCAGGGAGCGCGTGTCGTGAAGGTGAGAGGCGCGGCACCTGTTCGTGGTGCTGAAGCTGAGGCGATTTGGGAAACCGAGGAGAGGATTGATCGCGCTCCATCAAAGGACACGAGCCGTGCGCTGCGTTTGCCGTGCGTACACAGAGACTCGTTCTCGGAGCAGGCCGACGGCTCCTCCGGTGGAGGTGTGAGGGGCAGACAGAGACAGAGTGAGGCCGCCGCGGGAGGAGAGTACGTGGGCTGCGGGCCGGCCTTCTGGGGCGGCGGCTGTCTGCATTCAGAGCTCATCCAGTATCACATCAACAAGCGCTTGAAGAAAAGCGGCAGGATGCAGAGCAGAGCATCAAGCGAGACGCAACCGGGACCGGTACCGGCCGCACAGGCCGCGAGCAGCAATGACGAGCCCGTGACACCGCAGAATGAAGCCCTGCAGGACGAGATCCAGAGACTGGAGGATGAAAACGAAGACCTTAGG AATGAGATTGAGGAGATGCGGACAGAGATGGAGGAGATGCGTGACACCTTTTATGAGGAGGACACCTGTCAGTTACAAGATATGCGTCGCGAACTCGAGCGTGCAAATAAGAATTGTCGCATCCTTCAATATAGACTCCGCAAGGCTGAACGCAAACGACTTCGCTATGCACAAACTGGAGAAATTGACGAGGAACTCCTGAGGAGCTTAGAGCAAGATTTGAAG GTTGCCAAGGATGTGTCTGTAAGACTCCACCATGAGCTGGAGAATGTGGAGGAGAAACGAACAAAGACAGAAGAAGAAAATGAACGATTAAGACAGAAACTTATTGAGGTGGAAGTCACAAAACAGGCTCTGCAAAATGAGCTGGACAAAGCCAAAGAG TCTCAGAAACGAAGAGGAAGCAAAGATGCACAAAAACCTGAGCGGAAGACTCAGACTCCTACAGAG GAGGACAATGAGGATCTGAAATGCCAATTGGCCTTTATTAAAGAGGAGGCTACCTTAATGAGAAAGAAAATGGCCAAGATTGACAAGGAAAAGGACCGTTTGGAACAAGAGCTACAGAAGTATCGTTCCTTCTATGGGGATCTGGACAGCCCTCATCCAAAGGGTGAAGCTGGTGGCCCTCCCACTACAAGGGAATCCGAGCTCAAACTTCGCTTGCGATTGGTGGAGGAAGAGGCCAACATCCTGGGACGTAAAATTGTTGAATTGGAGGTTGAGAACCGTGGCTTGAGGGCAGAGTTGGATGATCTTCGAGGGGAAGAGTCATCTAATGGGGGCTTGTCCGGAGCAGGAGGAGGAATGGGGCGGGAGCAGGGGTCAGAGCTGTCGGAGCTTAGGCAACAGCTGCAATTGGTGGAGGATGAGGCAGAACTTCTAAGGAGGAACCTAGCTGATGTAGAGGAACAGAATAAGAGAGTGATATGTGAGCTGAACAAACTGCGCTTTAAAGAGGGTACAAGGCACACCTCAGGTGGTAATGCAACTGGTGCCGCCAGTGGAGCAGGAGACAGCTCCAAAGCTGAGGCTTTGCAGGAGGAGCTGAAGGCAGCGAGGAAACAGATCAATGAATTGAGTGGGAAAGTGATGCAGCTGCAGTACGAGAATCGTGTGCTGCTTTCCAACATGCAACGGTATGATCTAGCATCTCACCTAGCCATCACGCCACGGGACAGTGACGCAGAGAGCGACAGCGGTCCTGGAATTGGAGGGCGTAGAGGTAGTGATGATGACTCATCTTCCTCTCGCCTCCCTCCTCATCGCAAACGTGAAGGTCCTGTCGGAGGTGAAAGCGACTCAGAGGAAGTTCGCAATGCTCGGTGCCTCACACCAACTCGTTCTCTTTATTCTCCTGATTCCGCCCGGCTCCTCTCACGCTCCATACGGGACAGGCAACAGATGATTGACATCCGTGCTGAAGCGGAGCGATTGGGACGAACAATCGACCACCTCATTGCTGACACCAGTACCATCATTGCAGAGTCGCGGGTGTTCGTAGCTAACGGGGATCTTTTTGGCCGTATGGAAGAAGATGATGATGGTGGGAGGATCAGGGAGCATGAGCTACTCTACCGCATCAATGCTCAAATGAAAGCCTTCAGGAAGGAGCTGCAGGGGTTTATAGACCGACTTGAAGTCCCAAAACCTGAGGAAAGAGATTCAGAAGAGCCATTATCT ATGTTTCAGCCCATCATTTTATTCATCCTCATTCTAGTGTTGTTCTCCTCGCTCTCTTATGCCACCATTTTTAAACTTGTATTCCTTTTTACCCTCTTTTTTGTCCTGTGA
- the LOC132118486 gene encoding uncharacterized protein LOC132118486 isoform X1, whose product MAALELHSGPEPGSCVWGGDRADLVDSFDSEMQEWEDQLQDMQRKIEELYNMVKARREASESSLNNTTNNKNLDITLLPVISQYSHQANGYHEPCGHPNNSLPIHQYSEVRADPTVMQSFGLHHPSEYCNGSNNIMLNSLRLRSGSHYPASCHDLERQDATLDILSGYLQQGPHFRKNVGNIGVPNTIQNPKVYPVTHSYQDSMETSLVTNSRTAPCVAPEETEAENKKNKKSNLDDSQARHVSWKDPVSSNDLPPKNTASKLAIRQRDASPVTFRSTYHESSQQPDKKCLLLDRKSGSPSVLRKFGAMLQENEGKTLIEDGLVTTVVSSEPQRHTSTPICQSKFDARRASSRVPIQKCLPDCDALKADLEPSQESWAAGPPKHLLNGDKDSVPEQHGLAYNLSQTESHLNSGYHKVASLSNSHKAGFQSENLFSDYQMVERILGAGSQNFSKVHRGLGVDMTRLGTDNLEQLLEMMEVENNRSHRTTFTQQLDNKQVNRESSPAPSSSHFSRPARPANQRRPSRWAKHIQPIKIGHTSCPPSPGLKAKQFLNSYSQHTETVIM is encoded by the exons atGGCTGCATTGGAATTGCACTCTGGACCAGAGCCTGGGAGTTGTGTGTGGGGTGGAGACAGAGCTGACCTGGTTGACAGTTTTGACTCTGAGATGCAGGAATGGGAAGATCAGCTACAGGACATGCAGAGGAAAATTGAAGAG CTGTATAATATGGTCAAAGCAAGAAGAGAAGCTAGCGAGAGCAGCTTAAACAACACCACAAACAATAAAAACCTGGACATTACTTTGCTTCCTGTCATCTCTCAGTATAGCCACCAAGCCAATGGTTATCATGAACCCTGTGGTCACCCCAACAACAGCCTCCCAATTCATCAATACAGTGAAGTAAGGGCAGATCCTACAGTTATGCAAAGCTTTGGGCTTCACCACCCCAGTGAATACTGTAATGGCTCCAACAATATCATGCTTAATTCCCTGAGACTGAGAAGTGGCAGCCATTACCCTGCTAGTTGTCATGATCTTGAAAGGCAAGATGCCACCCTAGACATACTCAGTGGATACCTTCAACAAGGCCCGCATTTTAGAAAGAACGTAGGGAATATTGGAGTTCCAAACACA ATCCAGAACCCTAAGGTATATCCAGTTACGCACAGTTATCAAGACAGCATGGAGACCAGCCTGGTAACAAACAG tagGACTGCCCCGTGTGTTGCTCCGGAGGAGACTGAGGCTGAGAACAAAAAGAACAAGAAATCCAACTTGGATGACTCCCAAGCCCGCCATGTTAGCTGGAAAGACCCGGTTTCATCAAACGACCTTCCCCCTAAAAATACAGCTTCCAAACTGGCAATCAGACAGAGAGATGCTTCTCCTGTAACCTTCCGCTCCACTTACCATGAGTCATCACAACAACCTGATAAGAAATGCCTCTTGCTTGACAGGAAATCTGGCAGCCCATCAGTATTGCGCAAGTTTGGTGCCATGTTGCAAGAGAATGAGGGGAAAACCCTGATAGAGGATGGTCTTGTGACCACCGTTGTCTCCAGTGAACCTCAGAGGCACACCAGCACTCCCATTTGCCAGAGCAAGTTTGATGCCAGACGTGCATCCTCACGTGTGCCCATCCAGAAATGCCTTCCAGACTGTGACGCACTAAAAGCAGATCTGGAGCCCAGCCAGGAGTCTTGGGCAGCTGGTCCTCCTAAACACCTCCTCAATGGAGACAAAGACAGTGTTCCTGAACAGCATGGCTTGGCCTATAACTTAAGCCAGACAGAGTCTCACCTTAACTCAGGCTATCATAAGGTGGCTTCACTGTCTAATTCCCACAAAGCGGGCTTCCAGAGTGAGAACCTATTTTCTGACTACCAGATGGTGGAAAGGATTCTGGGAGCAGGATCTCAAAACTTCAGTAAGGTACACAGAGGACTTGGTGTCGACATGACTAGACTGGGAACTGACAACTTGGAGCAACTTCTGGAAATGATGGAAGTGGAGAACAACAGAAGCCATAGAACCACATTCACCCAGCAACTGGACAACAAGCAG GTCAATCGTGAGTCATCTCCTGCACCCAGCAGTAGCCATTTTTCTCGTCCTGCTCGACCAGCCAATCAACGTCGTCCATCCAGATGGGCTAAGCATATTCAGCCAATCAAAATTGGCCACACATCCTGCCCACCAAGCCCTGGCCTGAAAGCTAAACAATTCTTGAATTCATATTCCCAGCACACAGAAACTGTCATCATGTGA